A window from Gossypium raimondii isolate GPD5lz chromosome 7, ASM2569854v1, whole genome shotgun sequence encodes these proteins:
- the LOC128042531 gene encoding uncharacterized protein LOC128042531, translated as MEREYHLDKVNVVADTLSRKLMTVLRAMFARLSLASDGGLCADLQVKAEHQFPSGLLQLIAIPEWKWERITMDFVSGLPLTPSRKDWKLAELYIVEIVHLHGVPVSIIFDRDPSWERYFPLAEFAYNSNFKMSICMAPFEALYGRKCRTLLCWTELDKRRVVGSDLICETEEKVKLICYRLKVASDRQKLKYRSDLSHIVPVEEVEIRDDLSYEEEPIDILDYEVKVLRNKIVPLVKVLWCNQKVEEAA; from the exons ATGGAGAGAG AGTATCATCTCGACAAGGTGAATGTAGTTGCTGATACTCTAAGTAGGAAATTGATGACGGTGTTAAGAGCTATGTTTGCACGCTTGAGTTTAGCTAGTGATGGTGGGTTGTGTGCTGACCTGCAA GTGAAAGCTGAACATCAATTTCCTTCGGGTTTGTTGCAACTTATTGCGATTCCTGAATGGAAGTGGGAAAGGATTACTATGGACTTTGTTTCGGGTTTGCCTTTGACCCCGTCAAGGAAAGATTGG AAGTTAGCAGAATTGTATATTGTTGAGATTGTTCATCTTCATGGGGTTCCagtttcaattatttttgataGGGATCCAAG TTGGGAGCGATATTTTCCTTTAGCAGAGTTCGCTTACAACAGCAATTTCAAAATGAGTATTTGTATGGCACCTTTTGAGGCGTTGTATGGTAGGAAGTGCAGAACTCTTTTGTGTTGGACAGAATTAGATAAGAGACGAGTTGTAGGGTCGGATCTAATCTGTGAGACTGAGGAAAAGGTTAAGCTAATTTGTTATCGTTTGAAAGTAGCGTCCGATAGGCAGAAATT GAAGTATCGTTCTGATCTGTCACATATTGTGCCAGTTGAAGAAGTTGAAATCCGTGATGATCTTTCTTATGAGGAAGAACCaattgatattttagattatgaAGTGAAAGTGTTGCGAAACAAGATAGTTCCTTTGGTTAAAGTTTTGTGGTGCAACCAAAAAGTGGAAGAAGCTGCTTAG